The proteins below come from a single Arthrobacter sp. zg-Y1171 genomic window:
- a CDS encoding NAD(P)-binding oxidoreductase, whose protein sequence is MRIVIAGAHGRIARELGRLMAADGHDVAGLIRNPDQATDLEADGVAPVVLDLENSTLEDVVQVLTGADAAVFAAGAGPGSGAARKDTVDRAAAVLLADAAEQAGAGRFLQVSSGGLDAVRGGARPESMDEVMYAYLVAKLAAEEDLMARSQLDWTIVRPGILTNDAPIGLVELAPEVDRESIPRQDVAAVLAELLKTGNGVHQALGLVSGTTPVPDAVQALQPAR, encoded by the coding sequence GAAGAATCGCACGCGAACTGGGACGACTCATGGCGGCGGACGGACACGATGTTGCCGGCCTGATCCGTAACCCGGACCAGGCAACGGACCTGGAAGCGGACGGCGTCGCACCGGTGGTGCTGGACCTGGAGAACAGCACCCTGGAGGACGTAGTACAGGTCCTCACCGGTGCGGATGCGGCCGTCTTTGCCGCCGGCGCCGGACCCGGAAGCGGTGCTGCCCGCAAGGACACCGTGGACCGTGCCGCCGCCGTACTGCTGGCCGACGCCGCCGAGCAGGCAGGAGCCGGCCGGTTCCTCCAGGTCTCCTCCGGCGGCCTCGACGCCGTCCGAGGCGGCGCCCGCCCGGAGTCGATGGACGAGGTGATGTACGCCTACCTGGTGGCCAAGCTCGCCGCCGAAGAAGACCTGATGGCACGCAGCCAGCTGGACTGGACAATTGTCCGGCCGGGCATCCTGACCAACGACGCCCCCATCGGCCTGGTGGAACTCGCCCCGGAGGTAGACCGGGAGTCCATCCCGCGGCAGGACGTCGCCGCCGTCCTCGCCGAGCTGCTGAAGACCGGCAACGGCGTCCACCAGGCGCTGGGCCTGGTCTCCGGGACCACGCCTGTTCCCGACGCCGTGCAGGCACTGCAGCCGGCCCGCTAG
- the dxr gene encoding 1-deoxy-D-xylulose-5-phosphate reductoisomerase → MQPSDSISSEHDYVRSRRPGSDHLPRRVVLLGSTGSIGTQAIDVADGAPERFRIVALAAGGSNPELLARQAVHTRAEAVGCAAVDLPTLHRHISDAAAAAGITGYTPELFVGKSAATAIAAWTEADVVLNGITGSIGLEPTLAALAAGHLLALANKESLIVGGELVKRAAAPGQLVPVDSEHSALAQALRSGTHGEVDRLVVTASGGPFRGRKRAELADVTPEQALAHPTWNMGRVITTNSASMVNKALEVIEAHLLFDIPLDRIDVVVHPQSMVHSMVQFVDGSTIAQVSPPDMRLPIALGMGWPHRVPGAAQPCDWTQATEWTFEPLDEEAFPAVALAKQAAAAGGTRMAVYNAANEEAVDAFHDGLIGFTDIVDTIAAVLEEAPDSGPLTLQSLLAAEEWARAAARKRCGR, encoded by the coding sequence ATGCAGCCTTCCGACTCGATCTCCTCTGAACACGACTACGTCCGTTCCCGCCGGCCCGGTTCGGACCATCTGCCCCGGCGGGTGGTCCTGCTCGGTTCCACCGGGTCGATTGGAACGCAGGCCATCGACGTGGCCGACGGCGCACCGGAGCGGTTCCGCATTGTGGCGCTGGCCGCCGGCGGGTCCAACCCGGAGCTCCTGGCCCGGCAGGCCGTGCACACCCGGGCAGAGGCGGTAGGCTGCGCCGCCGTCGACCTGCCCACCCTGCACCGGCACATCTCCGACGCTGCCGCCGCCGCCGGCATCACCGGATATACACCTGAACTGTTTGTTGGAAAGTCCGCGGCCACCGCAATCGCCGCCTGGACCGAAGCCGACGTCGTGCTCAACGGCATCACCGGGTCGATCGGGCTGGAACCCACGCTGGCGGCGCTGGCCGCCGGGCACCTGCTGGCCCTGGCGAACAAGGAATCCCTCATCGTGGGCGGAGAGCTGGTCAAGCGTGCCGCTGCTCCCGGGCAGCTGGTTCCGGTGGACTCCGAGCATTCGGCACTCGCCCAGGCCCTGCGCTCAGGCACCCACGGCGAAGTGGACCGGCTGGTGGTGACGGCCTCGGGCGGTCCGTTCCGCGGGCGCAAGCGCGCCGAACTGGCGGACGTCACGCCGGAACAGGCACTGGCCCACCCGACCTGGAACATGGGCCGGGTGATCACCACCAACTCGGCCAGCATGGTCAACAAGGCGCTGGAAGTCATTGAGGCCCACCTGCTGTTCGACATCCCGCTGGACCGGATCGACGTCGTCGTCCATCCGCAGTCCATGGTGCATTCCATGGTGCAGTTCGTGGACGGCTCCACCATTGCCCAGGTCTCGCCGCCGGATATGCGGCTGCCGATCGCGCTGGGCATGGGCTGGCCGCACCGGGTGCCCGGCGCCGCACAGCCCTGCGACTGGACCCAGGCCACCGAATGGACTTTCGAGCCCCTGGATGAGGAAGCCTTCCCAGCCGTCGCGCTGGCCAAGCAGGCGGCCGCTGCCGGGGGCACGCGCATGGCCGTCTACAACGCTGCCAACGAGGAAGCCGTGGACGCCTTCCACGACGGATTGATCGGGTTCACAGACATCGTTGATACGATCGCCGCCGTACTTGAGGAAGCCCCGGACTCGGGGCCGCTCACCCTCCAGTCGCTGCTGGCGGCGGAGGAGTGGGCACGTGCCGCCGCGCGGAAGCGTTGTGGAAGATGA